The Alteromonas stellipolaris genome includes a region encoding these proteins:
- a CDS encoding class II aldolase/adducin family protein, translating into MSSKAKAQVSEQEWQTRVDLAACYRAVAMYGWDDLIFTHISARVPGPEHHFLINPYGMMFDEVTASSLVKVDLHGNKVMESEYDINPAGFTIHSAVHEARDDAKCVMHLHTTEGVALSVLEEGLQAYSQQSLFPLASLSYHAYEGVALNPDEKARLVRDLGDTQFMILRNHGLLTCADNIADAFLFMFIFQRACEIQLKAQATGQKLIPIHSAILQGIRAQASEVTKQAGGSLAWPGIKRRVARRFPGFDE; encoded by the coding sequence ATGAGTTCAAAAGCAAAAGCTCAGGTGAGTGAACAAGAATGGCAGACCCGTGTAGATCTGGCGGCGTGTTATCGTGCTGTGGCCATGTACGGTTGGGACGATTTAATTTTTACTCATATATCTGCAAGGGTACCAGGGCCTGAGCATCACTTTTTGATAAACCCTTACGGTATGATGTTTGATGAAGTCACAGCGTCAAGTCTGGTAAAGGTAGACTTACACGGCAATAAGGTGATGGAAAGTGAGTACGACATCAACCCTGCGGGCTTTACTATTCACAGTGCGGTGCACGAAGCCAGAGACGATGCGAAGTGCGTTATGCATTTGCATACCACCGAAGGGGTAGCACTTTCAGTACTAGAGGAAGGACTACAAGCCTACTCACAGCAGTCTTTGTTCCCGTTAGCCTCGTTGTCGTATCACGCCTATGAAGGCGTAGCCTTGAACCCTGATGAGAAAGCGCGCCTAGTGCGTGATTTAGGTGATACGCAATTTATGATTTTACGAAATCACGGCCTGCTTACCTGTGCCGACAACATTGCCGATGCGTTTTTATTTATGTTCATTTTTCAGCGAGCCTGCGAAATTCAGTTAAAAGCGCAAGCCACAGGTCAGAAGTTAATTCCAATCCATTCTGCTATTTTACAAGGGATCCGCGCTCAAGCGTCAGAGGTAACCAAGCAAGCGGGTGGCAGCCTAGCTTGGCCGGGTATTAAACGGCGGGTTGCACGTCGATTCCCTGGTTTCGACGAATAA
- a CDS encoding Crp/Fnr family transcriptional regulator, translated as MLTQEYSTVLTSSMWFSSLPENLQCALLNKVRFRHLKAGQQLHAKGEEGIGFYGVCEGRLRVMNIGANGKEMLFALLGPGTWFGEISLFDDLPRTHNSVCEIDTVIAVIPKNAFNAVLKAHPELYPHFARLLCSRVRSAFQFIDSSAGLNLQHQLIKRLLMLTTSYGQHLPQDCAITLTLSQESLAQMINSSRQTVNQLLGDLQNQGLLHLHYGKITISRPNALFALLVDEE; from the coding sequence ATGTTAACTCAAGAATACTCAACCGTTTTAACCAGCTCGATGTGGTTTTCTTCACTTCCTGAAAACTTGCAATGCGCCTTGCTCAATAAGGTACGTTTTCGTCATTTAAAAGCAGGTCAACAACTGCATGCTAAAGGCGAGGAAGGCATTGGTTTTTATGGTGTATGTGAAGGCCGCTTGCGTGTAATGAATATTGGCGCCAATGGCAAGGAAATGCTGTTTGCCTTGCTCGGGCCCGGCACTTGGTTTGGTGAAATCTCTCTGTTTGATGATTTACCTCGCACCCACAATAGCGTGTGCGAGATAGATACCGTTATTGCGGTTATCCCCAAAAATGCATTTAACGCAGTGTTAAAGGCACACCCTGAGCTTTATCCTCACTTTGCCCGCCTGCTTTGTTCACGAGTAAGAAGTGCATTTCAATTTATTGATTCCAGCGCAGGGCTAAATTTACAACATCAGTTAATTAAGCGCCTACTAATGCTAACCACCAGTTATGGCCAGCATTTACCCCAAGACTGCGCCATTACCCTAACCTTATCGCAAGAGTCTTTGGCGCAGATGATAAACAGTAGCCGACAAACGGTGAATCAGCTCTTAGGTGATTTACAAAACCAAGGATTACTGCATTTACATTATGGAAAAATAACGATTAGTCGCCCAAACGCTTTGTTCGCATTGCTTGTTGATGAAGAGTGA